In a single window of the Gadus macrocephalus chromosome 6, ASM3116895v1 genome:
- the npffr1l2 gene encoding neuropeptide FF receptor 1 like 2, whose product MDAPTSLEDEVLEVVEGSATMATLYNISRHVYGDVNITNATYFSYYPHSLHIAVGYILAYLFIFLLCMVGNILVCLIVLGNRRMRTITNLFILNLAVSDLLVGIFCIPTTLVDNLITGWPFTNIVCKLSGFVQGVSVSASVFTLVAIAVERFRCIVYPLQPKLTLFIAKATIWLIWVLAVAITCPAVLALTVDKVGYYFLVYNDNLNLTYPLYMCYENFANPLMKKAYTAVLFTHIYMVPLAFITVMYGCIGVKLYSTVVSGRDQQEASNHTAPCLARRAGRPVISQKKIKVIKMLIVVALLFMLSWLPLWTLMMMTDYAGLDSEQLDMLSSYFFPFAHWLAFSNSSVNPIIYGYYNENFKRGFQGVCKTRPFCCLFRCWRWDKRTGRNRRGKPAHGGGGNTTRLKDPSPIPNHMVFGVTNRVHNDQNSDPVSLALAPKRPSRMACGVVVHSEPSSAKPPSETSTVVKTGLTGKEQDKVRSLGNAVVQAWDNK is encoded by the exons ATGGATGCACCGACCAGCCTGGAGGAcgaggtgctggaggtggtggaaggaTCAGCCACCATGGCAACCCTTTACAACATCAGTCGTCACGTGTACGGGGACGTCAACATCACCAACGCCACCTACTTCTCGTACTACCCGCACTCTCTGCACATCGCCGTGGGCTACATCCTGGCCTACCTCTTCATCTTCCTGCTGTGCATGGTGGGAAATATCCTGGTGTGCCTCATCGTGCTGGGGAACCGTCGCATGCGCACCATCACCAACCTCTTCATCCTCAACCTGGCCGTCAGCGACCTGCTGGTGGGAATCTTCTGCATTCCCACCACGCTGGTGGACAACCTCATCACAG GTTGGCCCTTCACCAACATCGTGTGCAAGTTGAGTGGTTTCGTACAGGGCGTGTCTGTCTCAGCCTCCGTCTTCACACTGGTGGCCATTGCCGTTGAGAG GTTTCGCTGCATAGTCTACCCCCTGCAGCCAAAGTTGACACTATTCATCGCTAAGGCGACCATATGGTTGATCTGGGTGCTGGCGGTGGCTATCACGTGCCCCGCGGTGCTCGCTCTGACCGTCGATAAGGTGGGCTACTATTTCCTGGTGTACAACGACAACCTCAACCTCACCTACCCGCTGTACATGTGCTACGAAAACTTTGCCAACCCGCTGATGAAGAAGGCGTACACCGCCGTGCTGTTCACCCACATCTACATGGTGCCTCTCGCCTTCATCACCGTCATGTACGGATGCATCGGCGTCAAGCTCTACTCCACCGTGGTCTCCGGCCGCGACCAGCAAGAGGCCAGCAACCACACAGCGCCGTGCCTGGCGCGAAGAGCTGGCCGTCCGGTCATATCCCAGAAGAAGATCAAGGTGATCAAGATGCTGATCGTGGTGGCCCTGCTCTTCATGCTCTCCTGGCTGCCCCTGTGGaccctgatgatgatgaccgACTACGCGGGCCTGGACAGCGAGCAGCTCGACATGCTGTCCAGCTACTTCTTCCCGTTCGCACACTGGCTGGCCTTCTCCAACTCCAGCGTCAACCCCATCATCTACGGCTACTACAACGAGAACTTCAAGAGGGGGTTCCAGGGAGTGTGCAAGACCCGACCGTTCTGCTGCCTGTTCCGCTGCTGGCGTTGGGACAAGAGGACCGGCCGAAACAGGAGGGGGAAGCCCGCCCACGGAGGCGGCGGCAACACAACGCGCCTCAAGGATCCCAGCCCCATCCCCAACCACATGGTCTTTGGAGTGACGAACCGCGTTCACAACGATCAGAACAGCGACCCCGTCTCGCTGGCATTGGCGCCGAAGAGGCCGTCCCGGATGGCGTGCGGCGTGGTGGTCCACTCGGAGCCGAGCAGCGCCAAGCCGCCCTCAGAGACGTCCACTGTGGTTAAGACGGGGCTGACGGGGAAGGAGCAAGACAAGGTCAGATCCCTGGGGAATGCGGTGGTCCAGGCGTGGGATAATAAGTAG